A DNA window from Christiangramia salexigens contains the following coding sequences:
- a CDS encoding capsule assembly Wzi family protein — MRICIVFILIVFNASISIAQQENLNIEAIGYGQIYNSERAPFWFHANRRGRMDEASYISGLISSSWKMDIGYDSKFEIGGGLLYKDGFENQVKIDEAYVSYNTPKVGVIVGSKQKQDLFQGLSASNENILWSLNATPIPGIQLFTRDPLFINEDHGIGFMLSLHEYLLDEARYIKDARLHHKSFHIVYRSQSEFEIALGVQHFVQWAGISEEFGKLPNSFNDYIDVFTGRAGSDDVGGQEVNALGNQIGSYEIKVKSKFNDLDVQLLYNHIFEDGSGMKMGNLPDGRYALYVEDDRDTFWGTSWIKGFMYEFYYTKNQSRDRKSSQRDGSDNYFNNNLYRSGWTYRDQVLGVPFILLNDDQFRIGTNIIAVHHLGLTGKVFDQLPYRLLLSYRQNYGVKDSFFQPKREVLSSLIELELINDQYQLKAQFGADIKSESNSTFGVGLVFSRSLF, encoded by the coding sequence ATGAGAATTTGTATTGTCTTTATTCTAATAGTATTCAATGCCTCGATTTCAATTGCCCAGCAAGAGAATTTGAATATTGAAGCTATTGGCTATGGCCAAATCTATAATTCTGAAAGGGCACCTTTTTGGTTTCATGCAAATAGGAGGGGAAGGATGGATGAAGCTTCCTATATCAGTGGTCTTATTTCGTCTTCATGGAAGATGGATATAGGCTATGATTCTAAATTTGAAATAGGTGGCGGCTTATTATATAAAGATGGATTTGAAAATCAAGTTAAAATCGATGAAGCCTATGTCAGCTATAATACCCCTAAAGTTGGAGTCATTGTAGGAAGTAAGCAAAAACAAGATCTATTTCAAGGATTGAGTGCTTCTAATGAGAATATATTGTGGTCTTTAAACGCTACACCAATTCCCGGTATACAATTATTTACAAGAGATCCCTTATTTATAAATGAGGATCACGGAATTGGTTTTATGCTTAGTTTGCATGAATATCTTTTAGATGAAGCGAGATATATAAAGGATGCAAGACTCCACCATAAAAGTTTTCATATAGTATATAGATCTCAAAGCGAGTTTGAAATTGCTTTAGGAGTGCAGCATTTTGTTCAATGGGCGGGTATATCTGAGGAGTTTGGTAAACTTCCTAATTCCTTTAACGATTATATAGATGTTTTTACTGGCCGAGCAGGTAGCGACGATGTAGGTGGTCAGGAAGTGAATGCTTTAGGGAATCAAATTGGAAGCTACGAGATAAAGGTGAAATCAAAATTCAATGATTTAGATGTACAGTTATTATATAATCATATTTTTGAAGATGGATCTGGTATGAAAATGGGAAACCTTCCCGATGGCAGATATGCGTTATATGTTGAAGATGATCGTGATACTTTCTGGGGGACGTCCTGGATCAAAGGTTTTATGTATGAATTTTATTACACCAAAAATCAGAGTAGAGACAGAAAAAGTTCTCAAAGAGATGGATCAGATAATTACTTTAATAATAATCTGTATAGATCTGGTTGGACCTATAGGGATCAGGTCTTAGGTGTTCCTTTTATTCTTCTGAATGATGATCAATTCAGAATTGGGACAAATATAATTGCCGTACATCACTTAGGCTTAACTGGAAAGGTGTTCGATCAATTGCCTTACAGGCTTTTACTGAGTTACCGCCAGAATTATGGCGTAAAGGACTCTTTTTTTCAACCAAAAAGAGAAGTGCTTTCCAGTCTTATTGAATTAGAACTAATTAATGACCAATATCAGTTAAAAGCACAATTTGGAGCTGATATTAAGTCCGAATCTAATTCTACTTTTGGAGTAGGATTAGTCTTTTCAAGATCTCTTTTTTAA
- a CDS encoding vWA domain-containing protein: MKKEKNAMRGFVFRKYDEPHKSPFDKLFEIFKEIITHTSGDLDEALDWLQQLDNEYKLTDESYSLDDFVEDLKKKGYIREEIDQKGSGGMSITTKTERAIRQQALEQIFGKLKKGSSGNHRTNQIGRGDEHTGDFRSYQFGDSLSRISMTESLKNAQINHGIGEFNMSEDDLVVEETHHKSQMSTVLMIDISHSMILYGEDRITPAKKVAMALSELITTRYPKDTLDILVFGNDAWPISIAELPYLKVGPYHTNTVAGLELALDLLRRKRNTNKQIFMITDGKPSCIRERDGSYYKNSMGLDPYVVDKCYNMARQARKLRIPITTFMIAQDPYLTRFVQEFTEANQGKAFYTGLKGLGEMIFEDYEINRKKRIRG; this comes from the coding sequence ATGAAGAAGGAAAAGAATGCAATGAGGGGATTCGTATTTCGGAAATATGACGAACCGCATAAATCTCCATTTGATAAATTATTTGAGATTTTCAAAGAAATAATTACCCATACGTCTGGGGATCTTGATGAAGCACTGGATTGGCTCCAACAATTGGATAATGAATACAAGCTAACAGACGAAAGTTATAGTCTTGATGATTTTGTAGAAGACTTGAAGAAGAAAGGTTATATCAGGGAAGAAATCGATCAGAAAGGAAGTGGAGGGATGTCCATAACCACCAAGACCGAAAGAGCGATCAGGCAACAGGCTCTTGAACAGATTTTTGGTAAACTTAAAAAAGGTTCTTCTGGAAACCACCGGACAAATCAAATAGGACGGGGAGATGAGCATACAGGAGATTTTAGATCCTATCAGTTTGGAGATTCTCTAAGCCGGATATCTATGACCGAAAGTTTAAAAAATGCCCAGATAAATCATGGAATTGGAGAATTTAATATGTCTGAGGATGATCTGGTTGTTGAAGAAACGCATCATAAATCTCAAATGAGTACGGTGCTGATGATAGATATTAGTCATAGCATGATCTTATATGGAGAGGATAGGATTACCCCGGCTAAAAAAGTAGCGATGGCTTTATCTGAATTAATTACCACCCGTTATCCAAAGGATACTTTGGATATTCTGGTTTTTGGTAATGATGCCTGGCCTATCTCTATTGCTGAACTTCCTTATCTGAAGGTTGGGCCATACCATACCAATACCGTAGCCGGTTTGGAGCTCGCATTGGATCTTTTAAGGCGAAAGAGAAATACCAATAAACAGATCTTTATGATCACAGACGGTAAGCCCAGCTGTATAAGAGAAAGGGATGGAAGCTATTATAAGAATAGTATGGGATTAGACCCTTACGTAGTAGATAAATGTTATAATATGGCCAGACAAGCCAGAAAGTTGCGTATACCTATCACGACCTTCATGATCGCCCAGGATCCATACTTAACCAGATTTGTTCAGGAATTTACAGAGGCAAATCAGGGAAAGGCTTTCTATACCGGATTAAAAGGACTGGGAGAAATGATATTTGAGGATTATGAAATAAACCGAAAGAAAAGAATTAGAGGATAA
- a CDS encoding tyrosine-protein phosphatase, whose product MNAKLDVMFSIFQKKNYLVDLLAGMTDFHNHILPGIDDGAKNIEDSLTLIEKFNDLGITDFVATPHVMGDYYPNTPTTINSALQKIKVEKPNLNINAAAEYMMDQNFIELIVNRDILPIHGNNILVEMSYFQAPINLNEILFKLQNNSYSPILAHPERYPYFHTSDLEKFKDLKSRGCSFQLNMLSLTGHYGSGIQKIAFKLLDSDLIDFISSDVHRLDHLQKIETITISKKFVPGIQSVINQSKNIFN is encoded by the coding sequence TTGAATGCCAAATTAGATGTAATGTTTTCAATATTTCAGAAAAAAAATTATCTCGTAGATCTATTAGCCGGAATGACGGATTTTCATAATCATATCTTACCGGGAATTGATGATGGAGCGAAAAATATTGAGGATTCGTTAACACTTATTGAAAAGTTCAATGACTTAGGCATTACTGATTTCGTAGCCACTCCTCACGTTATGGGAGATTATTACCCTAATACTCCCACGACTATTAATTCAGCATTGCAGAAAATTAAAGTTGAAAAACCTAACTTAAATATTAATGCTGCTGCTGAATATATGATGGATCAGAATTTTATCGAATTGATTGTAAATCGGGATATTCTGCCAATACATGGCAACAATATTCTAGTTGAAATGAGTTATTTTCAAGCTCCTATTAATCTAAATGAAATACTATTTAAACTTCAAAATAATTCTTATTCTCCAATCCTTGCCCATCCGGAACGCTATCCTTATTTCCATACATCAGACCTAGAAAAATTTAAAGACTTAAAGTCAAGAGGATGCAGTTTTCAATTAAATATGCTTTCCTTAACCGGACATTATGGAAGCGGCATTCAAAAAATTGCTTTTAAACTATTGGATAGTGACCTTATTGATTTTATAAGCAGTGATGTTCATAGATTAGATCATCTTCAAAAAATTGAAACAATTACCATTTCTAAAAAGTTTGTTCCGGGAATTCAATCGGTAATAAATCAAAGCAAAAATATTTTTAACTAA
- a CDS encoding GumC family protein, which yields MEEIFDDIDQKEESNFDLKAEIYKYLTHWKWLLLGLLIGGTLAYLYNRYTIPEFRSEANLMITKSEDNNVSGILPSGGSSGPSILKLDDNSLENQIVTLKSKRLIRKVVDDLDHNIYYYVEGSVITTEAYNDSPVKINFISADSVVNNHSANFTITPVSHDKFTLKSSSSEVLKTYGFKELIEFSNLKFTLTKNLKGQSDFANSNPIQILLRPLEDVAGAYISKLEVGQKGRAMDILSLSLVDETPDKSEDFLNELMFQFNADGVRDKRQVALKTTQFIQDRLEILNSELDSVETGIADFKSENQFMDVTSGASEYLNRKSASRQKIFDIETQLSILSSVQELINQTSKFQLLPENLGAGTSEFQSAISRYNNLILERKALLQNSTEENPVIEDINNQLVTLRNNLKENLLASKNSLKVQLRELEGYEKSATSQFSSFPGMEKGMRSIERQQQIKEQLYLFLLQRREEAAIAFAVTSDVSKVIDPAFTYGSPVNPKPVLILIGGLIIGLLVPILIIFIKNLLDTKVHHKGDLQPLLKSTPFMGEVPRVSAEQSDVIQVNDRSPLAESFRILRTNLAYLIQNKDKDVADVIYVTSTVKGEGKTFVSYNLSRTLASTNKKVLLIGADIRNPKLHRYTSMTIGAKEKGLSDYLYDYNVSMDQVISNTNDENIAVDVVLSGPIPPNPAELLMNDRMEELINKAKSSYDYVIVDTAPTMIVTDTLLISQLADYTLYVTRADFTEKNLLQFPQDLKKQGKLKGVAVILNDVDYSKFSYGAQYGYSYGYGYGYGADEESRWERLKKKLFS from the coding sequence ATGGAAGAGATATTTGACGACATCGATCAAAAGGAAGAATCTAATTTTGACTTAAAAGCCGAAATTTATAAATACTTAACTCATTGGAAATGGCTATTGTTAGGTTTATTAATTGGCGGCACTTTAGCATATTTATATAATAGATATACTATCCCCGAATTTCGTTCAGAAGCCAATTTAATGATTACAAAATCTGAGGATAATAATGTATCTGGTATTCTACCCTCTGGCGGATCTTCGGGGCCATCTATTTTAAAACTTGATGACAATAGTCTTGAAAATCAAATAGTTACATTAAAATCTAAAAGATTAATTAGAAAGGTTGTTGATGATTTAGATCATAACATATACTACTACGTAGAAGGAAGTGTTATTACAACTGAAGCTTATAACGATAGCCCTGTAAAAATTAATTTTATTTCTGCAGACTCCGTAGTGAATAATCACAGTGCAAATTTTACAATTACTCCTGTTTCCCATGATAAATTCACACTTAAAAGCTCCTCTAGTGAAGTACTAAAAACCTATGGATTTAAGGAATTGATTGAATTTTCAAACTTAAAATTCACGTTAACAAAAAATTTAAAAGGTCAATCGGATTTTGCAAATTCAAATCCTATCCAAATATTATTGAGGCCCTTAGAAGATGTTGCTGGCGCATATATTTCTAAGTTGGAGGTAGGTCAAAAGGGAAGAGCGATGGATATTCTTTCACTTTCCCTAGTGGATGAAACTCCGGATAAATCTGAAGATTTTTTGAATGAATTGATGTTTCAGTTTAATGCTGATGGTGTTCGTGATAAAAGACAAGTTGCACTAAAGACAACTCAATTTATTCAAGATAGATTAGAAATTTTAAATTCAGAATTAGATTCTGTTGAAACTGGAATTGCTGATTTTAAAAGTGAAAATCAGTTTATGGATGTAACCTCAGGTGCATCGGAATATTTAAATCGAAAATCAGCTTCAAGGCAAAAAATATTTGATATTGAAACTCAATTGAGCATTTTGTCATCCGTTCAGGAATTGATTAATCAAACTTCTAAGTTTCAACTGTTACCTGAGAATTTGGGCGCTGGAACTAGTGAATTTCAAAGTGCTATTTCAAGATATAATAATCTTATACTTGAGAGAAAGGCATTATTACAAAATTCCACGGAAGAGAATCCTGTTATTGAAGATATAAACAATCAATTGGTTACTCTGAGAAACAATCTCAAAGAGAATTTATTAGCTTCGAAGAATTCTCTTAAGGTTCAACTTAGGGAATTGGAGGGGTATGAAAAAAGTGCGACATCGCAATTTAGTTCATTTCCGGGAATGGAGAAAGGAATGCGGAGTATAGAAAGACAACAGCAAATAAAAGAGCAATTATATTTGTTCTTACTTCAAAGACGCGAGGAAGCTGCAATAGCTTTTGCTGTAACTTCAGATGTATCCAAAGTTATTGATCCTGCATTCACTTACGGAAGTCCGGTTAATCCTAAGCCAGTTCTTATTTTAATAGGTGGCTTGATCATAGGTTTGTTAGTACCGATACTCATAATTTTTATTAAAAATCTTTTGGATACAAAGGTTCATCACAAAGGTGATTTACAACCTTTATTAAAATCGACACCCTTTATGGGAGAAGTTCCTAGGGTTTCAGCCGAACAGTCGGATGTAATTCAAGTTAATGACAGATCTCCACTTGCCGAGTCATTTAGAATTTTACGAACGAATTTGGCTTATCTAATTCAGAACAAGGATAAAGATGTTGCTGATGTAATATATGTAACTAGTACGGTGAAAGGAGAAGGAAAGACTTTTGTGTCTTATAACTTATCAAGAACCCTGGCGAGTACTAATAAAAAGGTATTATTGATTGGTGCAGATATAAGAAACCCTAAATTACATAGATATACAAGTATGACAATAGGCGCGAAGGAAAAAGGCCTCTCTGATTATCTGTATGATTATAATGTTTCTATGGATCAGGTCATATCCAATACTAACGATGAGAATATTGCTGTGGACGTCGTACTTTCTGGACCTATCCCTCCGAATCCTGCCGAATTATTGATGAATGATAGAATGGAGGAGCTAATTAATAAAGCTAAATCTTCATACGATTATGTAATAGTTGATACGGCGCCTACTATGATCGTTACCGATACTTTACTTATAAGTCAGTTGGCGGATTATACATTGTATGTTACCCGTGCCGATTTTACCGAGAAAAATTTATTACAATTCCCTCAGGACTTGAAAAAGCAAGGTAAGTTGAAAGGAGTCGCGGTTATTTTAAATGACGTGGATTACTCCAAATTCTCATACGGAGCGCAGTATGGATACTCTTATGGATATGGTTATGGTTATGGAGCCGATGAGGAATCCAGATGGGAGCGATTAAAGAAAAAGTTATTTAGTTAA
- a CDS encoding response regulator: protein MALLRTVIIDDDDIVTFLQKKQVTKSGLDTEPLVFHDGQEALDFIGNNTSNDMDYLLMLDINMPNMSGWEFLNLLKDIPGNEKCHVVMVTSSIDRKDKRQAANDSHVVDFIEKPVSARNCIKLKGIETLSKYFSED from the coding sequence ATGGCCCTACTGAGAACTGTAATAATAGATGATGATGATATCGTCACTTTTCTGCAAAAAAAACAAGTGACTAAAAGTGGATTGGATACCGAGCCCCTTGTGTTTCATGATGGACAGGAAGCTTTGGATTTTATAGGAAACAATACATCCAACGATATGGATTATCTTTTGATGCTGGATATAAACATGCCAAATATGAGCGGTTGGGAGTTTCTCAATTTACTCAAAGATATACCTGGAAATGAAAAGTGTCACGTTGTAATGGTTACCTCTTCAATAGATAGAAAAGATAAGCGGCAGGCAGCCAATGATTCCCACGTTGTTGATTTTATAGAGAAACCTGTTTCTGCAAGAAACTGCATAAAATTAAAAGGCATAGAAACACTGTCTAAATATTTTTCTGAAGACTAA
- a CDS encoding endonuclease/exonuclease/phosphatase family protein: MLAAIFVYDFSESWHFLNLVALFLSLIYQFTKIYPYTFFAKKQVLAYSGNNPKSNVSILVSNVLTPNKRSDKLLALVNKRKPDILLTLESDKRWEEELSELEKDYKYTVKIPKDNLYGMHLYSKLKLENINIENLVQEDIPSIHADVILRNGKSVKLHCLHPMPPSPTESETSTNRDAELLMLGRDVDAENQTTLVIGDLNDVAWSRTTRLFHKLSGMMDPRIGRGFFNTFHADYFLLRWPLDHVFHTKDFTLIEISREPSIGSDHFPMYINLNHEPVAESINEETDNPEKEEKKWAKEKIKTADPLVNKIDFSLQKNI, encoded by the coding sequence ATGCTAGCTGCAATCTTTGTGTATGACTTTTCTGAATCATGGCACTTTTTGAATCTTGTCGCATTATTTCTTAGTCTCATCTATCAATTCACCAAAATTTACCCATATACCTTCTTCGCCAAGAAACAGGTTTTAGCCTATTCCGGTAATAACCCGAAATCCAATGTCTCCATTTTGGTGAGCAATGTTTTAACTCCCAATAAAAGAAGTGACAAACTTTTGGCATTAGTTAATAAAAGAAAACCCGATATTTTACTTACGCTGGAAAGTGATAAGCGTTGGGAAGAAGAACTTTCTGAACTAGAAAAAGACTATAAATATACGGTTAAGATCCCCAAGGATAATCTATACGGAATGCATTTATATTCAAAATTAAAACTGGAGAATATAAACATTGAAAATCTTGTTCAGGAGGATATACCCTCAATTCATGCGGATGTTATTTTAAGGAACGGTAAAAGTGTAAAATTACATTGTCTACATCCTATGCCACCAAGTCCAACTGAAAGCGAAACCTCTACCAACCGTGATGCTGAACTATTAATGCTTGGACGGGATGTAGATGCTGAAAATCAAACCACCCTGGTTATTGGAGACTTAAATGATGTGGCCTGGTCCAGAACTACTAGATTATTTCATAAGCTGAGTGGGATGATGGATCCAAGAATTGGAAGAGGCTTTTTTAATACATTTCATGCTGATTATTTCCTTCTAAGATGGCCTTTGGATCATGTATTTCATACCAAAGATTTTACATTGATAGAAATTTCGAGGGAGCCGAGTATTGGGTCCGATCATTTCCCAATGTATATCAATTTAAATCATGAACCCGTTGCAGAGTCTATTAATGAGGAAACGGACAATCCAGAAAAAGAGGAAAAAAAATGGGCTAAAGAAAAGATTAAAACAGCCGATCCATTAGTTAATAAAATAGATTTTAGTCTTCAGAAAAATATTTAG
- a CDS encoding PAS domain S-box protein → MNKDRPSSRGACPIITIASNYCVVSFNEDACSAASDLFGKNLEIGIEVTDLFKSSDTVHIQENIDKSLMGETDSYTISDSHENKDVQLTFFPVLNKDGEIEFVSIKFDAEGNSGLEYYNNSSNSQGKIDLDYHLQIYENLFHNNPDAVFQFDLEGNFVNANQSSAELAETSREELLNMHFLPLVAPEDADRIIDHFERAKSGKPQNFITGFLSTKGTSKFLNVTNFPIYNGETIIGVFGIAKDITIQKLAENKIAEERQMLRAIIDNIPDYIFVKNRENQSILSNWKFNENILGHKFSEQEAGVTPLDYLEKSKAEGIIADNEAVMKTGTSVINRPDVVTNIHGKKERVLLTKVPLKNQKKDIIGLVGIARDITETYLHNKKQELIFSIIKAFGDSPNFKEAMLATIELLCRELNFDYAEAFKVSVNNQNLIRNAYWPEGNSFSSSEKEYVVYEHGEGLPGIIWESGEFKTFRKSDNKDLLQNMNLCEKSAIKSVVGIPIHYQDDIISIILLASADENKKIESDILKDIAFQIGSAIESKRSQTQLNDFFHYSPNLIAVIGIDGFIKKVNPSFEKKFEYPEEDILTVPFTEFIHPDDLAKTFKALEEVDIAGSDFELRCRKNDGDYLTISWRFSQFFKEEKVVFVYGTDITEIREKEEKLKYSEQRFKALVQDSSDIISIVDEEYNYLYNSPAVTPVFGLSPNEMNATNFWTYIHDEDKVQLVSNLNSLHTKKRIHLPSYRIKNKNGNWRWIETIVTNSSADPAIGGMVMNSRDITEFIIQERKLIESLERYDIVSKATSDLITDYDLEKNKMFLHKNSEQLFGYEPNELGYDGEWWDEKIHPDDIDSVKKLSRKMHDEGVKNLTVEYRFRCADGSYKYILDRSYLLKDKYGAPKRIIASMQDITERKEQLIEIENQNKRLKEIAWTQSHVVRAPLAKIMGLVDLLLNYKEESENMDYILEKILVTSEEMDQIIRKIADQSENEL, encoded by the coding sequence TTGAACAAGGATAGACCGTCTTCCAGGGGGGCATGCCCCATAATAACTATTGCTTCTAATTATTGCGTGGTTTCTTTTAATGAAGACGCATGTTCGGCAGCCTCAGATTTATTTGGCAAAAACCTGGAAATCGGTATTGAAGTCACTGATCTTTTTAAATCTTCAGACACAGTACATATTCAAGAGAACATTGATAAATCGCTTATGGGAGAAACAGATTCCTATACAATTAGCGACTCTCATGAAAATAAAGATGTTCAATTAACTTTTTTCCCTGTATTAAATAAGGATGGAGAAATCGAATTTGTTTCTATAAAATTTGACGCGGAAGGTAATTCGGGGCTGGAATATTATAATAACTCATCCAATTCCCAAGGGAAGATTGATTTGGATTATCATCTGCAGATTTATGAGAACTTGTTCCATAATAATCCTGATGCAGTTTTTCAATTTGATCTTGAAGGCAATTTTGTAAATGCTAACCAAAGTTCTGCCGAATTAGCTGAAACTTCACGGGAAGAATTACTAAACATGCATTTTTTGCCATTGGTTGCTCCTGAAGATGCAGATAGAATTATAGATCATTTTGAAAGAGCAAAGTCAGGGAAACCTCAGAATTTCATCACAGGTTTCTTGAGCACCAAAGGAACCTCGAAATTTTTAAATGTCACTAATTTTCCAATATATAACGGGGAGACTATAATAGGTGTTTTTGGTATTGCTAAAGATATTACAATCCAAAAATTAGCCGAAAATAAGATTGCAGAGGAGCGTCAAATGCTACGTGCAATAATCGATAATATTCCAGATTACATTTTCGTAAAAAACAGGGAAAACCAATCTATTTTATCAAACTGGAAATTTAACGAAAACATCCTTGGACATAAATTTAGCGAACAAGAGGCCGGTGTTACTCCCTTGGATTACCTTGAAAAATCTAAAGCTGAAGGGATCATAGCAGATAATGAGGCTGTAATGAAAACCGGAACTTCTGTTATCAACCGGCCAGATGTGGTTACTAATATCCATGGTAAAAAGGAGAGGGTTCTCTTAACAAAAGTTCCTTTAAAAAATCAAAAAAAGGATATAATTGGTCTAGTAGGAATTGCTAGAGATATAACCGAAACTTATTTACATAATAAGAAACAGGAATTAATTTTCAGCATTATAAAGGCGTTTGGAGATAGCCCGAATTTTAAGGAAGCTATGCTTGCTACGATTGAGTTATTGTGCAGAGAATTAAATTTTGATTATGCTGAAGCTTTTAAGGTTAGTGTTAATAATCAAAATTTAATAAGGAATGCTTACTGGCCAGAGGGCAATAGCTTTAGTTCAAGCGAAAAGGAGTATGTAGTTTATGAGCATGGTGAAGGCTTACCGGGTATAATATGGGAAAGTGGCGAGTTTAAGACTTTTCGTAAATCTGATAACAAGGATCTTCTCCAAAATATGAACTTATGTGAGAAATCTGCGATAAAGTCGGTTGTTGGAATACCTATACACTATCAGGATGATATAATTTCAATAATACTGCTTGCATCGGCAGATGAAAATAAAAAGATTGAATCTGATATTTTAAAGGATATTGCCTTTCAAATCGGTTCGGCTATAGAGAGTAAAAGAAGTCAGACTCAGCTAAACGATTTTTTCCATTATAGTCCCAACTTAATAGCTGTTATAGGAATAGATGGGTTCATCAAAAAAGTGAATCCTTCTTTCGAGAAAAAATTTGAATATCCAGAAGAAGATATATTAACAGTTCCTTTCACAGAATTCATTCACCCCGATGATCTTGCAAAAACTTTTAAAGCTTTAGAAGAAGTCGACATTGCCGGTTCGGATTTTGAGCTTAGATGTAGAAAGAATGATGGTGATTATCTAACTATTTCCTGGCGTTTTTCGCAATTCTTTAAGGAAGAAAAAGTGGTCTTTGTATATGGTACAGATATTACGGAAATCAGAGAAAAAGAAGAAAAATTAAAATATAGTGAACAGCGTTTCAAGGCACTGGTTCAGGATAGTTCAGATATCATTTCAATAGTAGACGAGGAGTATAATTATCTTTATAATAGTCCAGCAGTAACACCGGTTTTTGGCCTTTCTCCAAATGAAATGAATGCTACTAATTTTTGGACTTATATTCATGATGAGGATAAAGTCCAGTTAGTTAGCAATCTTAATTCCTTACACACAAAGAAGAGGATTCACCTTCCGTCTTATAGGATTAAGAATAAAAATGGAAATTGGAGATGGATTGAAACTATAGTTACAAATTCCTCCGCTGATCCAGCTATTGGTGGTATGGTGATGAATTCAAGGGATATTACGGAGTTTATTATTCAAGAGCGCAAATTGATAGAAAGTCTTGAACGATATGATATAGTTTCTAAAGCTACGAGTGATCTTATTACAGATTATGATCTTGAGAAAAATAAAATGTTCTTGCATAAAAACTCTGAACAGCTTTTTGGATATGAACCAAATGAATTGGGTTATGATGGCGAATGGTGGGATGAAAAAATCCATCCAGATGATATCGATTCTGTTAAGAAGCTTAGTCGCAAGATGCATGATGAAGGTGTTAAAAACCTAACAGTAGAATATAGATTTAGATGTGCGGATGGTTCTTATAAATATATTCTTGACAGAAGCTATCTATTGAAAGACAAATATGGTGCACCAAAGCGTATCATTGCTTCCATGCAGGATATCACTGAACGCAAGGAACAGCTAATTGAAATAGAGAATCAAAATAAGCGATTGAAGGAAATAGCATGGACTCAATCCCATGTTGTAAGAGCACCCTTGGCAAAAATTATGGGGCTCGTGGATTTATTATTGAACTACAAGGAGGAATCGGAAAATATGGACTATATTCTTGAGAAAATTCTTGTAACATCCGAAGAGATGGACCAGATCATACGAAAAATTGCAGATCAATCTGAAAACGAATTATAA